From a region of the Aeoliella mucimassa genome:
- a CDS encoding flavin reductase family protein: MSDTDLLSPLGRVPSGIFILTVGTGERATGMLASWVMQAGFEPPMVSVAVKQGRYVCDWLSEGQPFVLNLVGDGQTDFLKHFGKGFEPGVPAFEGVATAACRTGVPMLSQALGHLECEPAGHLDSGDHRIFLARVVRGGMTGEGQPMVHIRKSGANY, encoded by the coding sequence ATGTCAGATACCGATCTGCTTTCGCCGTTAGGCCGCGTACCGAGTGGCATTTTCATCCTGACCGTTGGCACCGGCGAGCGGGCCACCGGCATGCTCGCCAGCTGGGTGATGCAGGCGGGCTTCGAGCCGCCGATGGTATCGGTCGCTGTGAAGCAGGGTCGCTACGTTTGCGACTGGCTTTCGGAAGGCCAACCGTTTGTGTTGAATCTGGTCGGCGACGGACAAACCGATTTCCTGAAGCATTTTGGCAAAGGCTTCGAGCCCGGCGTGCCCGCGTTCGAAGGCGTTGCGACCGCTGCTTGCCGCACAGGTGTCCCGATGCTCTCCCAGGCACTCGGCCATCTGGAATGCGAACCAGCCGGGCATCTCGACTCCGGAGATCATCGCATCTTCCTTGCCCGTGTCGTGCGGGGTGGAATGACTGGCGAAGGTCAGCCGATGGTGCATATCCGCAAAAGCGGGGCGAACTACTGA
- a CDS encoding polyprenyl synthetase family protein, whose amino-acid sequence MAGSDLFAVVRDELSTVETRLQSELQSDHGRVDEVVRHGYRLGGKRLRPALLLLAGKAVGPLNDAHETLAVVVEMIHTATLVHDDILDEADLRRHVDTINARWGNETSVLLGDFLFSHAFYLAATIGSADACQLIGKSTNRVCEGEMQQTLAEGDLEIGVEDYFSIIDAKTAELCSCCCHLGALYADADKATIEALASYGRNLGIAFQIADDLLDLCGNESTTGKSLGRDLAKRKMTLPLIHARDSRVDGPRQAFLALVDDKTDQQELIAALAESGSIDFARDTAEQYASQALSDIKNLEPSAAKTSLETLATFVVSRQR is encoded by the coding sequence ATGGCCGGAAGCGACCTTTTCGCAGTGGTCCGCGACGAACTCAGCACCGTCGAAACTCGCCTGCAGTCGGAACTGCAGAGCGACCATGGGCGCGTCGACGAAGTGGTTCGCCATGGGTATCGCCTCGGCGGCAAACGGCTCCGCCCTGCCCTGCTACTGCTGGCTGGCAAAGCCGTCGGCCCGCTGAACGACGCCCACGAAACGCTGGCCGTGGTGGTGGAGATGATCCACACCGCAACGCTGGTTCACGACGACATCCTTGATGAAGCCGACCTCCGGCGGCATGTCGATACCATCAACGCCCGCTGGGGCAACGAAACCAGCGTGCTGCTTGGCGACTTCCTGTTCTCGCATGCGTTCTACCTGGCGGCCACTATCGGCTCGGCCGACGCCTGCCAGCTCATTGGCAAGAGCACCAATCGCGTCTGCGAAGGCGAGATGCAGCAAACGCTCGCCGAAGGCGATCTGGAAATCGGCGTGGAAGACTATTTCTCGATCATCGACGCCAAGACGGCCGAGCTCTGCTCGTGCTGCTGCCACCTAGGCGCGTTGTACGCCGATGCCGACAAGGCAACCATCGAGGCCCTGGCCTCCTACGGGCGGAACCTCGGTATCGCTTTCCAGATTGCCGACGACTTGCTCGACCTGTGTGGCAACGAATCGACTACCGGAAAGTCGCTAGGACGCGATCTGGCGAAACGCAAGATGACGCTTCCGCTGATTCACGCTCGCGACTCCCGGGTCGATGGCCCACGACAAGCGTTCCTCGCGTTGGTCGATGACAAAACCGACCAGCAAGAGTTGATCGCCGCCCTGGCGGAGTCGGGGTCGATCGATTTCGCCCGCGATACGGCCGAGCAATACGCCTCGCAGGCACTATCGGACATCAAGAACCTGGAACCTTCGGCCGCCAAAACGTCGCTCGAAACCCTCGCTACCTTCGTGGTAAGTCGCCAGCGGTAA
- the lhgO gene encoding L-2-hydroxyglutarate oxidase, producing the protein MTERNIIIVGGGIVGLATALRLTERFPQLSVTVLEKESEIAQHQTGHNSGVLHSGIYYKPGSLKATNCRAGKLAMEAFCAEHEIAFDICGKVIVAVDESDLPALQNIYERGQANGVRCEMIGTERLAELEPHVQGVKAIHVPEAGIVDYVQVCQRMAEQIKLAGGNVVTSAEVTSVSKSGDQLVFGTKAGEFTADFAVNCAGLYCDRVAAIAGAVPSVKIIPFRGEYFELKPEAHGLVNNLIYPTPDPAFPFLGVHFTRMIGGGVECGPNAVLAFGREAYTRWQMNPKELAETLSFGGFRRLASKFWKTGMGEMWRSFSKQAFVSALQHLVPEIRSEHLVAAPAGIRAQAVRKDGQLVDDFLVEETEHFLHVLNAPSPAATASLNIGNLLVDRLADRL; encoded by the coding sequence ATGACCGAGCGGAATATCATTATCGTCGGCGGCGGCATCGTCGGCCTGGCTACCGCCCTGCGACTCACCGAGCGGTTTCCCCAGCTGTCGGTGACGGTTCTGGAAAAGGAATCCGAGATCGCGCAGCATCAAACCGGGCATAACTCGGGCGTGTTGCACTCCGGCATTTACTACAAACCAGGTTCGCTGAAAGCGACCAACTGCCGCGCCGGCAAGCTGGCCATGGAAGCGTTCTGCGCGGAACACGAAATCGCGTTCGACATCTGCGGCAAGGTGATTGTGGCCGTCGACGAGAGCGACCTTCCGGCGCTTCAGAACATCTACGAACGCGGGCAGGCCAACGGGGTTCGTTGCGAGATGATCGGCACCGAGCGCCTGGCGGAACTCGAACCGCACGTTCAAGGCGTGAAAGCCATTCACGTGCCCGAAGCTGGCATCGTCGACTACGTGCAGGTTTGCCAGCGGATGGCCGAACAAATCAAGCTCGCAGGCGGCAACGTCGTGACTTCGGCCGAGGTAACTTCGGTCTCCAAGTCGGGCGATCAGCTTGTGTTCGGAACCAAGGCTGGCGAATTCACGGCCGACTTTGCAGTCAACTGCGCGGGGCTTTACTGCGACCGCGTCGCAGCCATCGCCGGGGCGGTTCCCTCGGTAAAGATCATTCCCTTCCGTGGGGAGTACTTTGAGCTGAAGCCCGAAGCCCACGGGTTGGTAAACAACCTGATCTACCCCACGCCTGATCCAGCCTTCCCGTTTCTTGGGGTGCATTTCACCCGCATGATCGGCGGCGGTGTCGAGTGCGGACCGAACGCGGTGCTGGCGTTCGGACGCGAAGCCTACACCCGCTGGCAGATGAATCCAAAGGAGCTGGCCGAAACCTTGTCGTTCGGTGGATTCCGCCGCCTGGCCAGCAAGTTCTGGAAAACCGGCATGGGCGAAATGTGGCGCAGCTTCAGCAAACAGGCCTTTGTTTCCGCGCTGCAACACCTGGTGCCAGAGATTCGCAGCGAGCACCTGGTGGCCGCCCCCGCGGGCATTCGGGCACAGGCGGTTCGCAAGGATGGCCAACTGGTGGACGACTTTTTGGTAGAGGAAACCGAACATTTTCTGCACGTGCTCAACGCCCCTTCGCCTGCGGCAACTGCGTCGCTGAACATTGGCAATCTGCTCGTCGACCGATTGGCCGATCGCTTGTAG
- a CDS encoding PilW family protein: MFRRRPAHTLMELVVATTSATLLLAGMGSSVYVASQSLDLAQDGSVTNSQATLALDQMVRDLEHAQRFSERTDKAITFTVPDRDSDRFDEVIRYAWSGTPGDPLTYELNHASGGMLIESVENLDFTYLTRTISAREINLSEDSPKLLYVVQDSSSPSSNESSYKSAFGDWGYRVELISQGASSTTYATALEDAAVVFVSGEVSNGSYVGWMLANHGGGVVSACEYTASTLGITDAGYFPFSTTIRMDDTTHPITESFSSGNIAIVTSSLQIFALASPIAPGAELPASALYSGSYYPCFPIIEVGSQLTTGQSAVGRRIQLPCSDSRMRLTDLTSEGLVMWQKSVAWAAELGDPNTPRVRFRGYGDSLAETDATSLNLPVPTGHATGDLLIAVVATDGQTSFQNVNGWTVLVSQSNDTAQCTLGIWYRIASSTEPATYSFQWDQSEQAYGWMMRFDGHDAVAPIHAMTTTSGTSTSPTSPSLATNEENCMVVRIVGLNSNAINTTAPGVSGHSSINMSSSSSSLDSSSGGSAYQYLSQAGSVDTASFALQSGASATEFVSASLAIMPAEQEEE, encoded by the coding sequence ATGTTTCGCCGTCGTCCTGCTCATACACTCATGGAACTGGTAGTTGCGACTACCTCGGCTACGCTATTGCTGGCCGGTATGGGTTCGTCGGTGTACGTCGCTTCGCAGTCACTTGATCTGGCACAGGACGGCTCGGTTACCAATAGCCAAGCAACGCTGGCCCTCGATCAAATGGTTCGAGACCTGGAACATGCGCAGCGATTCAGCGAACGCACCGATAAGGCAATTACATTTACCGTACCCGACCGCGACAGTGACAGGTTTGATGAAGTGATTCGCTACGCCTGGAGCGGAACCCCTGGTGATCCACTTACCTATGAACTCAATCACGCCAGCGGCGGTATGTTGATCGAGTCGGTAGAGAATCTCGACTTCACCTATCTCACGCGTACCATCTCTGCACGCGAAATCAACTTGAGTGAAGACAGTCCCAAACTGCTCTATGTGGTGCAAGACTCCTCCAGTCCCAGTAGCAATGAATCCTCCTACAAATCGGCATTCGGCGACTGGGGTTATCGTGTCGAGTTGATTTCGCAGGGAGCTTCGAGCACGACATATGCCACAGCACTCGAAGATGCAGCAGTCGTGTTCGTATCGGGCGAGGTGTCCAACGGTAGTTACGTAGGTTGGATGCTTGCCAACCATGGTGGAGGGGTGGTTTCTGCATGCGAGTACACCGCCAGCACGCTCGGCATTACCGACGCGGGATACTTTCCTTTCAGTACGACCATTCGGATGGATGATACGACCCATCCGATCACCGAGTCCTTTAGTTCCGGCAACATAGCGATTGTCACCAGTAGCCTCCAAATTTTCGCACTCGCTTCGCCGATTGCTCCTGGAGCAGAGCTCCCCGCTTCGGCACTTTACTCTGGTTCCTATTACCCTTGTTTTCCGATCATCGAAGTCGGCAGTCAACTTACTACTGGCCAGAGCGCTGTTGGCCGCCGCATCCAACTGCCCTGTTCTGATTCGAGAATGCGACTTACCGACCTTACCTCCGAAGGCCTTGTGATGTGGCAAAAGTCGGTCGCCTGGGCTGCCGAGCTGGGCGACCCGAACACCCCCCGCGTACGATTCCGTGGTTACGGCGACTCGCTGGCCGAGACGGATGCGACCAGTCTCAACCTGCCGGTACCCACTGGCCATGCGACCGGAGATCTGCTGATTGCCGTGGTGGCGACCGACGGGCAGACCAGCTTCCAGAACGTCAACGGGTGGACCGTGCTCGTGAGCCAGTCCAATGACACTGCTCAATGTACACTCGGTATTTGGTATCGTATTGCCTCGTCCACGGAGCCGGCGACTTATTCCTTTCAATGGGATCAAAGCGAGCAGGCCTATGGTTGGATGATGCGATTCGACGGGCACGACGCGGTGGCTCCCATCCACGCCATGACCACCACTAGCGGCACCTCGACCTCTCCGACATCCCCTTCGCTCGCTACGAATGAAGAGAACTGCATGGTGGTGCGAATCGTCGGACTCAACAGCAATGCGATTAACACTACGGCTCCTGGCGTTTCTGGTCATAGTTCGATCAACATGAGTAGCAGCAGTAGTTCCCTGGATTCATCGTCGGGCGGGTCGGCCTATCAGTACTTGAGCCAAGCAGGCTCGGTCGACACCGCTTCGTTTGCCTTGCAGTCCGGCGCATCGGCAACGGAGTTCGTCTCCGCAAGCCTGGCAATCATGCCCGCGGAACAGGAGGAAGAGTAA
- a CDS encoding Lnb N-terminal periplasmic domain-containing protein, translated as MPSASPPFAERLRALIAFASASLALSMVGGCKSAEKMVAPSQYRNWQPQYSLLPTAEFHGSQVTIRNVRYCKYLDGDTYVPNWYDKKIDVRNIRAVDFVLMPFPDVPALAHTQVSFEIAPPGETPQYLVVSAEVRKEVGEEYGPIKGSARQFELAYVVADERDSLLSQTNYRDRDVYLYRSTATAEQAQRMFVDMMARVNGLATRPEFYDTLTNNCTTNIVDHINRVQPQRLTYDYRVLLPGLSDKLAYDQGLIERHGTFEQTKSQAYLNPRTALYDGKTDFSTFIRR; from the coding sequence ATGCCCTCAGCTTCACCACCTTTCGCCGAACGTCTTCGCGCACTGATTGCGTTTGCAAGTGCGTCGCTTGCTCTCAGCATGGTGGGAGGATGCAAATCGGCGGAGAAGATGGTCGCCCCTTCGCAGTATCGCAACTGGCAACCCCAGTACTCGCTTCTGCCGACCGCCGAGTTCCACGGCTCGCAGGTCACCATTCGCAACGTGCGGTACTGCAAGTACCTGGATGGTGATACTTACGTCCCGAACTGGTACGACAAGAAAATCGACGTCCGTAACATTCGAGCGGTCGACTTTGTGTTGATGCCGTTCCCCGATGTCCCAGCGCTGGCCCACACCCAGGTGAGTTTCGAGATTGCTCCCCCTGGCGAGACTCCGCAGTACCTGGTAGTGAGTGCCGAGGTTCGCAAGGAAGTCGGAGAGGAGTACGGCCCGATCAAAGGCAGCGCCAGGCAGTTCGAACTCGCCTACGTGGTTGCCGACGAACGGGACAGCCTGTTGTCGCAAACCAACTACCGCGACCGCGACGTGTATCTCTATCGCTCCACGGCCACTGCCGAGCAGGCGCAGCGCATGTTTGTCGACATGATGGCGCGAGTCAACGGCCTGGCCACTCGGCCGGAGTTCTACGATACGCTTACCAACAACTGCACCACGAATATTGTGGATCACATCAATCGCGTCCAGCCGCAACGCTTGACGTACGACTATCGTGTGCTGCTTCCCGGCTTGTCCGACAAGCTGGCCTACGATCAGGGGCTCATCGAGCGTCATGGCACGTTCGAGCAGACCAAGTCGCAGGCCTATCTGAACCCTCGCACGGCACTCTACGACGGCAAAACCGATTTCTCGACCTTCATCCGGCGTTGA
- the moaC gene encoding cyclic pyranopterin monophosphate synthase MoaC, with protein sequence MDELPHFNADGGSHMVDVSGKPVTHRQAVASARVVMQASTLQLIQQGQAEKGNVLEVARLAGIMAAKRTGDLIPLCHPLPISSVNIELFGEAPDTLVIRSQVGTEGKTGVEMEALVAASTAALTVYDMVKSADRGVVIERVQLEHKSGGKTGVWNREGQVDR encoded by the coding sequence GTGGACGAACTTCCCCATTTCAACGCCGACGGCGGCAGCCACATGGTAGACGTCAGCGGTAAGCCTGTGACGCATCGGCAAGCCGTGGCTTCGGCCCGGGTGGTAATGCAAGCGTCGACCCTGCAGCTAATTCAGCAAGGTCAGGCCGAAAAGGGCAATGTGCTCGAAGTGGCCCGCCTGGCGGGAATCATGGCGGCCAAACGTACTGGTGACCTTATTCCGCTGTGTCACCCATTGCCAATTAGCAGCGTAAACATAGAGTTATTTGGAGAAGCACCCGATACGCTGGTGATTCGTTCGCAAGTTGGCACCGAAGGCAAGACGGGGGTCGAAATGGAAGCCCTCGTAGCCGCCAGTACCGCTGCCCTCACGGTGTACGACATGGTAAAATCGGCGGACCGCGGTGTTGTGATCGAGCGCGTGCAACTCGAACACAAGTCGGGCGGAAAGACTGGCGTATGGAATCGTGAAGGACAGGTCGATCGGTAA
- a CDS encoding pilus assembly FimT family protein, which produces MHCHSRYAPPRLRTFGYSLIELVTTLLVLGILAGVAAPKYYHSLSIANCDAAARRIAADINLVRARGMMIGRQGGETITFYPELHRYQAVSDPDLDREDEEYWVDLTSTPYPVKIASVAFTNTLGNSTQGSLRFDIYGNAWCGDSAVAPLASGQIVVQSGVHQKSVVIDPVTGKAYVP; this is translated from the coding sequence ATGCACTGTCACTCCCGCTACGCGCCGCCCCGACTGCGAACCTTCGGTTATTCACTAATCGAGTTGGTCACCACGCTATTGGTGCTTGGTATCTTGGCAGGGGTCGCTGCGCCGAAGTACTACCATTCGCTTTCGATCGCTAATTGCGATGCTGCCGCTCGACGGATTGCCGCGGATATCAATCTGGTTCGCGCCCGCGGCATGATGATCGGCCGCCAAGGCGGCGAGACCATCACGTTCTACCCCGAGCTGCATCGGTACCAGGCGGTCTCCGATCCGGATCTCGATCGCGAAGACGAAGAATACTGGGTCGACCTGACCAGCACGCCCTATCCGGTAAAGATCGCTTCGGTCGCGTTTACCAACACGCTTGGCAACTCCACGCAAGGCTCGCTCCGCTTCGACATCTACGGAAACGCCTGGTGCGGCGACAGTGCAGTCGCCCCGCTCGCGTCTGGGCAGATCGTGGTTCAATCCGGAGTCCACCAAAAGTCGGTCGTCATCGACCCCGTCACCGGCAAAGCCTACGTCCCCTGA
- the miaA gene encoding tRNA (adenosine(37)-N6)-dimethylallyltransferase MiaA translates to MSHSFFLDECWFLTGATAVGKTRVGLDLAQRLGAEIVSLDSMAIYRGMDIGTAKPSREEQQVVPHHLIDVCDPADEYSVAQYLDAAEQVVRDIRSRGREALFVGGTPMWLKCLMRGFFEGPPADWQLREQIEREAAELAPGELHKRLVAVDPLAAEVIHPNDTRRIVRALEVFRSTGEPISHQQLEFEDARPAEECRVFVLHREREEQHRRIEDRVDQMLAAGLVDEVKQLTADGKQLGRTASQAVGYQEVLEYLAGECDEPTMIEKIKTRTRRFAKRQGTWFRGLSECRWIELVDDSTPASVAEQILAQFDA, encoded by the coding sequence GTGTCGCACAGTTTTTTCCTTGATGAATGTTGGTTTCTCACCGGTGCCACGGCGGTCGGCAAGACTCGCGTCGGCCTCGACTTGGCTCAGCGGTTGGGGGCCGAGATCGTGTCGCTCGATTCCATGGCCATTTACCGCGGCATGGACATCGGCACCGCCAAGCCGAGTCGCGAAGAGCAGCAGGTCGTCCCGCACCATCTGATCGACGTGTGCGACCCGGCCGACGAGTACAGTGTTGCCCAGTATTTGGATGCGGCCGAGCAGGTGGTTCGCGACATCCGTAGCCGGGGCCGCGAGGCGTTGTTCGTCGGCGGAACGCCGATGTGGCTCAAGTGCCTGATGCGGGGATTCTTCGAAGGGCCTCCGGCCGACTGGCAGCTGCGCGAACAAATCGAGCGCGAGGCCGCCGAACTCGCTCCCGGCGAGCTGCACAAGCGACTCGTCGCGGTCGATCCCCTGGCCGCCGAGGTGATTCATCCCAACGATACCCGCCGGATCGTGCGGGCGCTTGAGGTGTTCCGTTCGACTGGCGAACCAATCAGCCACCAGCAGCTGGAGTTCGAAGACGCTCGCCCGGCCGAGGAGTGCCGAGTGTTTGTGTTGCACCGCGAACGCGAGGAGCAGCATCGTCGCATCGAAGATCGGGTGGATCAGATGCTGGCCGCCGGACTGGTGGACGAAGTGAAGCAGCTCACCGCCGATGGCAAGCAACTGGGACGCACCGCCAGCCAGGCGGTGGGTTACCAGGAGGTGCTCGAGTATCTCGCTGGCGAATGCGACGAGCCGACGATGATCGAGAAGATCAAAACGCGGACGCGCCGCTTCGCAAAACGTCAGGGCACCTGGTTTCGCGGTCTCAGCGAATGCCGGTGGATCGAGCTTGTCGACGACTCCACTCCGGCAAGCGTTGCCGAGCAGATTCTCGCTCAGTTCGATGCTTAG
- the hisG gene encoding ATP phosphoribosyltransferase, which yields MSNLRIGIPSKGRLADASAELLKEAGLRFRRQDRSLFAKVKEMPIDICFLRTDDIPVLCAEGAIDLGITGGDLIIEAEVEVEHRLALGLGGCRLAICVPDDSSYQTAKDLNGTRIATSFPNVTRQFLASHGADCHTVKLTGSVEVMIALGVADGIVDLVETGSTLAANRLRVLDTIGSYETELIQNKSVGDTELADRIVRRIEGVVIARSYSLLEYNVAEDNLAKVEALTPGYSSPTVNKLERAGWFAVRAMVPRKEVIDIMEKLEAAGAEAILETTIQNCRL from the coding sequence ATGAGCAATCTACGTATCGGGATTCCCAGCAAAGGTCGCCTGGCCGACGCGTCGGCTGAGTTGTTGAAGGAAGCAGGCCTACGTTTTCGCCGTCAGGACCGCAGCTTGTTTGCCAAAGTGAAGGAAATGCCAATCGACATTTGCTTCCTGCGGACCGACGACATCCCAGTGCTGTGCGCCGAGGGAGCCATCGATCTCGGCATCACCGGCGGCGACCTGATTATTGAGGCCGAGGTGGAAGTGGAACACCGCCTGGCGCTTGGCTTGGGAGGTTGCCGCCTGGCGATTTGCGTGCCGGACGATTCGTCTTACCAGACGGCCAAGGATCTCAATGGCACCCGCATTGCTACCAGTTTCCCGAATGTCACCAGGCAGTTTCTCGCCTCGCATGGGGCCGACTGCCATACCGTGAAGCTGACCGGTTCGGTGGAAGTGATGATCGCCCTCGGGGTAGCCGATGGCATTGTCGATCTGGTGGAAACCGGTAGCACGCTGGCAGCGAATCGTTTGCGGGTGCTCGACACCATCGGCAGCTACGAAACGGAGCTGATTCAGAACAAATCGGTCGGCGATACGGAGTTGGCCGACCGGATCGTCCGCCGGATCGAAGGGGTGGTGATCGCCCGCAGTTACTCGCTGCTGGAATACAACGTCGCCGAAGACAACCTGGCGAAGGTCGAAGCCCTCACACCTGGCTATAGTTCGCCTACGGTCAACAAGCTGGAACGAGCGGGGTGGTTCGCCGTGCGTGCGATGGTGCCTCGCAAAGAGGTGATCGACATTATGGAGAAGCTGGAAGCCGCGGGGGCCGAAGCGATCCTCGAGACCACAATCCAGAACTGCCGTCTGTGA
- the hisE gene encoding phosphoribosyl-ATP diphosphatase, producing MSRPLDQLEATIAARKAAGDGESSYTAKLLVAGVEKIGSKITEEAAEVVEAAGEPGEEGRQHTIAEAGDVLYHLMVLLAARDIALSEVEQELARRFGMSGLEEKASRGK from the coding sequence ATGTCCCGTCCCCTCGACCAACTCGAAGCCACGATTGCCGCCCGAAAAGCCGCCGGCGACGGAGAGTCGTCGTACACGGCCAAATTGCTGGTCGCAGGCGTGGAGAAAATAGGGTCCAAAATCACCGAAGAAGCCGCCGAAGTGGTAGAAGCCGCTGGCGAGCCCGGAGAAGAGGGCCGGCAACATACCATCGCCGAAGCGGGCGACGTGCTCTACCACCTGATGGTTTTGCTGGCCGCCCGCGACATTGCCCTCAGCGAAGTCGAACAGGAACTCGCCCGACGATTTGGCATGTCGGGGCTGGAAGAAAAGGCCTCGCGAGGTAAGTAA
- the lpxA gene encoding acyl-ACP--UDP-N-acetylglucosamine O-acyltransferase: MIIHPLAEVSPRAKLGVDVEIGPFAVVEDDVEIGDRCQIAARASVKSGTTMGCENLIGEGAIVGGLPQHLHQPENPGRLMIGDRNMIRENVTLHRAFIPDQATIIGNDCLLMVGSHIAHDCIIGNNVVLTNNALLGGHVTVGDRAYLGGGAAVHQFCHIGRVAMIGGLARLDQDVLPYMMVDGESNRVVGLNRVGLRRAGATPHERTQIKEAYNLIYRSGFHFEQLIEALEEQYDAGPAAEFAPFLRTGTRGYIRERRDPPKSFRLVREDPAADSKLIVEPVKQAG; this comes from the coding sequence GTGATAATCCACCCCCTTGCCGAAGTAAGCCCCCGTGCCAAACTAGGCGTCGATGTCGAAATCGGGCCCTTCGCCGTGGTGGAGGACGACGTCGAGATCGGCGACCGTTGCCAGATTGCCGCCCGCGCTTCCGTGAAGAGCGGCACCACCATGGGTTGCGAAAACCTGATCGGCGAAGGCGCCATCGTGGGCGGTTTGCCGCAACACCTCCACCAACCCGAGAATCCCGGCCGCCTGATGATCGGCGACCGCAACATGATTCGCGAGAACGTCACGCTTCACCGGGCGTTCATTCCCGACCAAGCCACGATTATCGGTAACGATTGCCTGCTGATGGTTGGCTCGCACATCGCCCACGACTGCATCATTGGCAACAACGTGGTGCTCACCAACAATGCCCTGCTCGGCGGCCACGTCACGGTGGGCGATCGTGCCTACCTGGGTGGCGGAGCCGCGGTGCACCAGTTCTGCCACATCGGACGAGTCGCCATGATCGGCGGCCTTGCTCGACTCGACCAGGACGTGCTGCCCTATATGATGGTCGATGGCGAATCGAATCGCGTGGTGGGACTCAACCGCGTGGGTCTGCGTCGGGCCGGAGCAACGCCTCACGAGCGGACCCAGATCAAAGAAGCCTACAATCTGATTTACCGCAGTGGCTTCCACTTCGAGCAGCTGATCGAAGCCCTTGAAGAGCAATACGACGCCGGGCCAGCCGCCGAGTTTGCCCCATTCCTGCGAACCGGCACCCGCGGCTACATTCGCGAGCGTCGCGATCCTCCGAAGTCGTTCCGCCTGGTTCGCGAAGATCCGGCAGCCGACTCCAAGCTGATCGTCGAACCCGTAAAACAAGCGGGTTGA
- a CDS encoding type IV pilus modification PilV family protein — MSAPFTHRAGTSLAEVVIATLLVGVLLIAALESAGSAALGTRNRASNVKSTLLAQELLAEVMSMPYQDPDPRANITFGLEADELSGPSERANFDDIDDYDGWSESPPTTRAGIPLDGYSGWQRSVVVVKHMYSHPATTLADGELDDGLRSITVNVEDPTGNVTSLTAFRTEQGALEQPTGLDRTIISNVTIAITSNGQTVRSGANIMNHCTD; from the coding sequence ATGAGTGCTCCCTTCACACACCGCGCGGGTACAAGCCTGGCCGAAGTGGTCATCGCCACGCTGCTGGTCGGCGTGCTCTTGATAGCTGCCCTGGAAAGTGCAGGCAGCGCCGCCTTGGGCACCAGAAATCGGGCTAGCAACGTGAAAAGCACGCTGCTGGCACAGGAACTCTTGGCCGAGGTGATGTCCATGCCTTACCAGGATCCCGATCCGCGAGCGAATATTACCTTCGGTCTCGAAGCCGACGAGCTCTCGGGGCCCAGCGAACGAGCCAACTTCGACGACATCGACGACTACGACGGCTGGAGTGAATCGCCTCCCACGACTCGAGCGGGCATTCCACTCGATGGGTACTCTGGCTGGCAGCGTTCCGTGGTCGTCGTCAAACACATGTACTCTCATCCTGCGACAACTCTCGCCGATGGTGAACTCGACGATGGGCTGCGCAGCATTACCGTCAACGTGGAAGATCCAACCGGCAATGTCACTTCGCTTACTGCCTTTCGTACCGAACAAGGCGCTCTCGAACAGCCTACAGGACTCGACCGCACCATCATCTCCAACGTGACGATTGCGATTACTTCCAATGGTCAGACCGTGCGTTCGGGTGCTAACATCATGAATCACTGCACCGATTAG
- a CDS encoding 3'-5' exonuclease, with product MSYFMVDVEADGPIPGDYSLVSFGAVLVNQRLDTTFYGRCKPISEKWIPAALEVSGHTREQTEAFDDPQTVFQQFGEWITQHSNGRPFFVSDNNGFDWQFINWYFHHFLGNNPFGHSSTNLGSLYKGLEKDAFVNFKHLRQTTHTHHPVDDAKGNAEALLHMKQSMGLKISLK from the coding sequence ATGAGTTACTTCATGGTGGACGTGGAAGCGGATGGTCCCATTCCGGGAGACTACTCGCTCGTTTCGTTCGGCGCAGTACTCGTGAACCAGCGGCTGGACACCACGTTTTACGGGCGCTGCAAACCGATTTCCGAAAAATGGATTCCAGCCGCCCTCGAGGTTAGCGGACACACCCGCGAGCAGACCGAAGCGTTCGACGATCCTCAAACCGTGTTTCAACAATTCGGCGAATGGATTACCCAGCACAGCAACGGTCGCCCATTTTTTGTATCCGACAACAATGGCTTTGATTGGCAGTTTATCAACTGGTACTTTCATCACTTCCTTGGCAACAATCCGTTTGGTCACAGTTCGACGAATCTAGGGTCGCTCTATAAGGGACTTGAGAAAGACGCGTTTGTGAATTTCAAACACCTGAGACAAACCACCCACACCCACCATCCCGTCGACGACGCGAAAGGCAATGCCGAAGCATTGCTGCACATGAAGCAATCGATGGGCCTGAAAATAAGCCTGAAGTAA